From the genome of Perca fluviatilis chromosome 8, GENO_Pfluv_1.0, whole genome shotgun sequence:
TATGTAGGTTTCAGACTTCAAACAAGAGCTACTGTTTTCTGCTGGAGTGGGAGAGGAGCGCATCACTGAGTTCTCCTGTGGTGAGtggcccatttttttttttttttttgtggagtttctctttttgtgctttttatAACGCACTCTCATtattttttatcactatttctCTCTGTGAATAATTTTTTGATGAATAATATACGTCTTGACAAAAACTCAAGTAACAGATTTTTAGCATGTGTGCTAATTTTCTCTTGGGTTATGCATGCAGATTGACTAGATATAAGAATTGTGTCAATGAACTCGCACCTGTTTCAAGTGATTGAGGTGACAGATTATTTCAGAACTGATGCAAATGATGCTACGTTGTGAACTAAGCCATGAATTAATTGTCCGTCCACTGTATACAAGCATTAAATCCTATATTAAGGATCAGTTGaacattacatttgctgcctGTTATCGCACAAGCTGTATTTTTGCTTATTGAACTAGGAAGATTGTTGTATCATAAGCCACCTGAACAACACTGTCTGGCACACAAAATGAAAGACCTGTACTATTAATTTGTTCTCAGATTTACAAGATCTGTGAAATTTGAACACAACTCAaatgattgatgatgatgttccaatgttcactcttttttATGCATAGACAAGAAAGTCTTAGTTATGTTGCATACTGCATAATGTGCTGTCAGAACAGAACTGTATTGTATatgaaatattgtttttatttgaccATGTAAAATAATTTTACATGATCAAATAGTTTTGTTATATTTAAATCAATATAACAACTTTTTCCCCGGTAACTTTGTCTGTAGGTCATGTTATTCCTCCCGAGAACATTCTTCCCCTCGTCTTGTGCAGCGGTCCATCCGGTCAGGAGCTTGATTTTACTTTCCAAAACAGAGACTCTCCACGCATGGTAACCGACTCACACATGCTGTTCTGTTAGGTTCTTGCTGTATTATCTTTGAATGTAGCTGCAAGCACTCCTGCTATTGTGTGCCTGTTGACAGATGGACGAGACAGGGCGCATTCTCTCCAACATTTGTAACGTGGTCCCAGGCGGGGTTGTGTGCTTCTTCCCTTCGTATGAGTACTCGAGGCGGATTGTTTCTCACTGGGAGGCCAGCGGTGCGCTGGCTCGTCTGGCCAACAAAAAGAAGGTACATCATCACACTAAAAAGCTGTCTTTATCCCACCTTAACTCAAGGGTGGCACAATATGTCAAGGGAATCATTCTTAAAGTGAATTTTCCGGACTGTCTCTAAGCTATCGCAATTACTTTCTCAGATCTTCCAGGAGCCAAAGAAAGCCAACCAGGTTGAGCAGGTGCTGAGCGAGTTCTCCCGCTGTATCCAGGTAAGATTCAGTGCTCAAACATCAGCCCTCATCACCAACATCAATAATACGTTCATTATGAGTGACTGCCTCTCCGAATGACACTCACGTGTTACTATTTGCATGTCTCTTCCTTTTGTCAGAGGTGTGCTGTGGACGCCGGCGGGCTCTCAGGAGCGTTGCTGTTCTCTGTGGTCGGAGGAAAAATGAGTGAGGGCATCAATTTCTCCGATGACCTGGGCAGGTGTGTGTAATTTGTGAGCACATTGACAGCCAGCAGTTGCATATCATATGGGTAGCGTATCGTCACTGTCAGGCGAAAACCTTGTTTGTACAAAACCGTAGcttttcaggaaatgacaaaaggCTTATTTGAAAACGTATCATCGAGCTAAAAAAACCACAGACAGATATGTTAGGGTGACCACTAGCATTGATTTATGAGGTTTTTGCCTGCCCAGTAAAGATATGGTACTAAATTCTTGtttctgtgtgcatgtggtGGCAGGTGTGTGGTGATGGTGGGAATGCCATATCCCAACATCAAATCGCCAGAGCTGCAGGAAAAGATGTCCTATCTGGACAAACACCTGGTGAGAATCCTAACTGTCCACATAGCCACAAACCTGGCAAAACAAATACAAGGTCACAGGAGTGCTGAGATGAAGCTCATCGTCAATCTCgtcacatttctgtttgtttgttagaTTCACAGTGGAGGGAGGAGCCCTGGCCAAGCACTAATAGAAAACCTCTGCATGAAGGCTGTCAATCAATCCATAGGTAATGATGCAATATTCTTGACTACagatatgataaaaaaaaaaatcaattattgATTTCATAGCAAGTAAGATAGTATAATCGTTGTTAATATATATTTGACTTAATTTTCCCAAAGGAAGAGCTATCCGTCACCGTGGCGACTATTCCTCCATTGTGCTGTGTGACAGACGTTACTCTCGACCTGCTACGCTCTCTAAACTTCCCGCGTGGATCAAAGATtgcaccaccacacacacaacttttgGCCCCGCTTTTGCTGCCTTACGGAAGGTGAGAAGCAAGTACACTCATGTACCCACACTCAAACCACTGTATCATGACTAAATCATATTTCATCTGTTGTCTGTATATTCTTCTTTCCTAGTTCTTCCTggagaagaagcagaagcaggTGTAGTGTCGCTTGCAATGGGCTCAACGGACATTTCCCACGACAGAGGTTAGAAAGAACTTCGGGGCAAACCCAGTGCAACAGCGGCCACTGTGAAAGTGTAATGTGTTCTAATGacaaaatattactgaaaaatCATTAGAATGCCTCTGTAATACGTTCCTTATCACAAGAACGCTGCAGCCCTTTATATGCTGcttttgtgtttacattttgaaGCCATCAAACCTCTGACTGCTCCTGGCTGGAGTTCAACGGTCAACCAGGGagccagtttttcttttctctgtacgttattttacatttcaacttgCCTATTTCTTTCTGTTCTGTGTTCTGTTTTGGCTTGCAAATCTCTCTGGTTTAGAGAAGTGAAGATGAATTAGAGAATAATGAATGCATAATGTATACGATGGCACACTGCAGACAAAGGCCAAAGGGGCATTTATCAGATTGACTCAGATGGATCAGTCCTGCAATGTCTTAGAATTCAGTCTGGAACCTGTTATAGATTTTTAAATTCAGTATGTTGAGATGAATTACTAAAGCAGAAACTACAAAGATATCAGACGCAGCACCATCTTAGGAATTTATGTGACTGATTTACCCTTGAAGAagatattaaatatttaaagcaTTCAATGTTAAGTGTTATGTAATTcaaaaattacttttatttaatggAAAGTGGTTAGTGAAATGGTTCCACAATTGTTAGAGTGTTCTAATAttatgaaaatatgttttacaatGAATATGATTATCAATAAATTGTTTGATTATTGGAGTTTTAGTGAGGTTTTGTTTAACTACAAACTAATGCACTTCTCATTATGAAGCCAATTATTGGCCATTTTACACTGCAAGAGAACTTATCACTTTTTATAATATTGTGAAGTGATTGGAGGAAAATGTAAGTCCTTTGTACACAAAACTATCGAAGGCTTTCATTATCAATGCTTTAAGTGTTCATTGTCCATGTTATGCCTCCCAGTCATCATCGTCTGTTGTCGCATGTGGCACAGGAAGTGGTGGGATGACATCTGATATCCTGGCAAATGCACCGCTGGTACCAGCGGGAGGATCACCCGACTCCCCCCCCGCTGGACCCTTACCAGATATGCCTACAACAAGGGAACAGGACACATCATTTTCTGTATGCAGTTGCAACCACCTGCTTCCGTATTTTCAATCTCATCTGACAAAAGGTTTTCCTCACCTTTCCTTCGCATGGCAAGTTTATTGAAGAGATCAGACATAAAGTCTCCACCAGTAGACGCTGCTCCCACTGCTGTGAGACAAACGACAGTTACTAAATAATCATAcaatctgtatttttatttaattagtaATGGGAGCAGTGAAACGGTTTCACTCATTCCCAGTGCTGCGCTTCGAAATGGAGCACACAATTACAACAAGACTTGTTATCTAGTAAGTCAGGATAAGCAGCTCTCCAAATATGAAATGTTAGGTTGTGACCTGGCCAGCCAACCAGAAATGAAGGCAAAGATATGCCGACTGATATTAGGTCagacaatttaaaatataattaaccAAGTCAACCTTTTAATGAGAATGGTGTTTATAAAGCGAAGGTAACAAAGCCATGGACTGTGATGACAACCATATGAGATATATACACAAACCCTGACATGCAGTGTGATGCACTGTATAAACTCATGGGTGAATGCTAACTAGGGACTGGTGACGCTGAGCTTTGATTGCGTGACTTTCTCATcatttttaaagctgcattgtGTAACAGTTTATAAAACACGAGGAGAACTGCATCCCCACTCAAACAATCTGGCACCTTGCTCTTGctccttctgtttcttcttctccATCTTGCGTTTTTTAACGTTGCGTAACTTTGCTTTGCCGATGCCTCCGGCGTTGCGGATGGACTCCAGGAGGCTGGCACGGCCGTCTGACGGCTCAACCACCTTGTTGGGAGTACCAGACACAGGACCTGCAGACAGAGGAGACAGTCAGCGGTGGCAGGGCAATTTGGGTTTAAGCCCATTAATGTCAATCTTCAAGGTAGGAGCAGGTTTTCACCACTTTAATACACTGTCAAGCTCGATCATATTCCTCCAGTCTATAGTGTGTAGACAGTACTAGATTTGAGTTGCACACATGCCACAAACCTGAACTTGGCAACCGAGAGACTTCTGTGGGGCTGTcaacaggaggaggtggtggaggagggggaggagggggagctcCTGCAGGAATGGTGGGAGTGAGGGCAGgctcaggaggaggaggaggaggtggtggtggaggaggtgaaATGTTAGGTTGGAGCGGAGAtcctgaaagagaaagagatgaaAAGTCTACAAACAGCTTCCAACACACCACAATGAGattgtgaggtgtgtgtgtgtgtgtgtgtgtaccatgtGCGTTGCTCTCCTCAGAGAAGGACGGCAGATCAGGGATGTTGTGTGTGGGTCCTGACGGGGCGAAGCCGGGCCCGAGGTCTGCACTGTAGGACAGGTCATCTGCGATGCCTGGCAGGTCAGGCAGGAAAGATGGCACATCTATCTCCGGTACCTGACCCAGGTCTGGCACATAGAAATAAGACTCTGCCGTCTGTTAGAGAGAAAACATTAGAGACAACCAATCATATAAAATAGTCAaattaacaatgttttttgGTTGGAAAACGGTGTTTgaggtacctgtctgtctagtTGCTCTCTCTTCGTGATGGACAATGGTGCGTCAAACGGCTTCTCTTCTTTTTCGGTCtctagtgttgtgtgtgtttttgtcactgctCCCGCCAGAGGATCAAGGAACACGTACTTCTTATATCTTTAAAAGCACACAAATCCAAAGATATTAAGAAAAGACTGAAATCCTAATCACAGCTATCCTctgtgtctatttgtgtgtggaCTCACAGGTTCTCTGTAGTATTAAAGAGCAACAGGGAGCTGACAGATGAGATGTTGCGTGGCAGACTGCCCAGCCCctcctctgtctcatcctcAGATTTCTTCTTCTTGCTCACACACACTGGGAAATACATTAACTTCTCCTGAAAGAAAGACATACAGACATAGAGTGAGAGGCAGATCTGTTAAATGTCAACTAAATCTTGAATAACGCAATTCACAAATGTCACCAAAGCGCTCCTGCACGCAGATACACAGGCGCGCACACACTACTACAATACCAAATTATATGGCTGGGGACATTGCTTCTGAGGGATATTGAATAATGCATTTCTGCACCAGAGAAAACTGCCAGCAGTGTTTTCATTTCTCCCTGTTCACCCTTTctgacaaatacacacacaaaaaaacaacacatttgcaAGACCAAGCAGACGCAGCAGAAAATATGCCGGTTTTCGTACATTTTCCTAAGATGGTAATGGACAAACTGTGGTGTTCACTATAAGTAATGCAGGAGCCTGTgctgagccacacacacacacacacacacacacacacacacacacacacacacacacacacacacacacacacacacacacacacacacacacacacacacacacacacacacacacaacttttcATTAAGTAGTTGTCAGTTGGTTATTTAAATCGTAGGTGTGAAAGATTGAGACTGAAATGGGTGAAAGCTTATCAGTGCTGGTGGAGTGATGAATGACTTTTAATATGGATGCTGCTAATCCTGAGAAAACAGCTGTTCATGTAAGAAAATGATTAGTTAGAATAACAACAATATAGTAGAACATTTGGCATGCAGATAGGGACACAAACATGTGAAGCATACTTTATAACAGGCTTGTGTtatattttttccacaaaaaaatgtttatccAGACCAGGCCAAATAATTATTTGAAATACcagttttagtttttgtcaATCTGGAGGTCCGATGGGGAGGAtttaccagttttttttttaagccaggcaggtatttatttacattcatatgttttaaaaaaaatattcagacATTATCAGATCAGAAGAACCTGGCCCGTTGATAATTATTATGGTGCAACCAAAACCTGTCTCTCAAAGCATGTGTGTGAATTCTGTGCAGTTTAGGgtaaaatttggttgaaaaagattttttttttttttttttttttttttaaagagccatCAATCTTTCTCCACTAATCCAAGTTTGGGTCTAGGCTAAGCAAAACAGCCTAGATGTCCTTCCCTGCCTCCCTGAAGGATCCTGAGGTGGTTCCATATCAGACAGGATATATAATACCTCCTCAGGGAGGTGTCCAGGGGACATCAAATTCTCCAATTActtcaactggctcctttccaAAATGAAGGAGAAGCCCTTCCTATTCTCCTTCTGGATATCTGAGCTTTTAACCTTGCCCCTAAGGGTGAGCCCAGGCAGGCACCCTGCGAGGAGTCATGTAGGCTACCTCTATCAGTAATTTCATTCTTTTGGTCATTACTCAGGATCATAGGTAAGGGTTTGGATGTAGATTCAGTGACAGTGATTCTGGATTCTGGAGGAGCAAAGTGGACTCTGTCCTGGTCATGGGACAGAAGACAGAATGATGGGGTCATGGGAGTTTGCTCCTACAGTATATGGAGGGGTCGAGACTTAAGCTCCAAGTCCTCCTTTCCTCGTATGACCGGGGTGAGAGTTGTGTCATAATAATCAGCAGTAagatttttgatttgatttgatttatttaattgtaagaGAGTGCCTTACACATGATAAAaggacatcaaatacaatcgaggataaaaacacaataaagtccaagacttatttccattgtggtcctcaacacacatcaggacaagacaagatactcaatgacataacataaaaacatttttcttaaataaataaaaatagcaacTTGCCCTTTAATCTATTCCGCAACCCTCTCTAGTAACCAGACCTTGATGCTCTTTTTAAAAGAGTTCAGGCTGGAAATGACTTGAATATGACGATCTAACTTGTTCCACTGAACTGCCCCCATATAGGCAAATGTTCCTTTCCCTAACACTGTCTTAAATGTATAAGGACACAGGTCGGATATGCTGCCACGAGtattaatattgtgtgtgtcctttaccTTAGTGATaagacacaacaaaaaaattggGACACTACCAAATAATATTTTCTGAATCATGGTCAGTCTTAACATAGTAACACGAGACTCCACAGGGAGCCAGTTGAGCTCAACAAATTGTGACCTACCTATGTGAGACCTATGGCCCAAATTCAGAATTACTCTTATTAATTTATTCTGTGCTGTTTGCAGCCTCC
Proteins encoded in this window:
- the wash1 gene encoding WASH complex subunit 1 isoform X1; the protein is MVRMTQKHCLEGQVYSVPLIQPDLRREEAVHQIADALLYLETISTDIFRRVSDSVEKNRSQLQSVTDRIRLAQARVDKIKGSKKATKVFSSAKYPAPDRLRDYSSIFIEATDPSSQTRPRHRIQNKLRPFDEKALQEKLMYFPVCVSKKKKSEDETEEGLGSLPRNISSVSSLLLFNTTENLYKKYVFLDPLAGAVTKTHTTLETEKEEKPFDAPLSITKREQLDRQTAESYFYVPDLGQVPEIDVPSFLPDLPGIADDLSYSADLGPGFAPSGPTHNIPDLPSFSEESNAHGSPLQPNISPPPPPPPPPPPEPALTPTIPAGAPPPPPPPPPPPVDSPTEVSRLPSSGPVSGTPNKVVEPSDGRASLLESIRNAGGIGKAKLRNVKKRKMEKKKQKEQEQAVGAASTGGDFMSDLFNKLAMRRKGISGKGPAGGESGDPPAGTSGAFARISDVIPPLPVPHATTDDDDWEA
- the wash1 gene encoding WASH complex subunit 1 isoform X2 yields the protein MVRMTQKHCLEGQVYSVPLIQPDLRREEAVHQIADALLYLETISTDIFRRVSDSVEKNRSQLQSVTDRIRLAQARVDKIKGSKKATKVFSSAKYPAPDRLRDYSSIFIEATDPSSQTRPRHRIQNKLRPFDEKALQEKLMYFPVCVSKKKKSEDETEEGLGSLPRNISSVSSLLLFNTTENLYKKYVFLDPLAGAVTKTHTTLETEKEEKPFDAPLSITKREQLDRQTAESYFYVPDLGQVPEIDVPSFLPDLPGIADDLSYSADLGPGFAPSGPTHNIPDLPSFSEESNAHGSPLQPNISPPPPPPPPPPPEPALTPTIPAGAPPPPPPPPPPPVDSPTEVSRLPSSGPVSGTPNKVVEPSDGRASLLESIRNAGGIGKAKLRNVKKRKMEKKKQKEQEQVGAASTGGDFMSDLFNKLAMRRKGISGKGPAGGESGDPPAGTSGAFARISDVIPPLPVPHATTDDDDWEA